The following are encoded together in the Penicillium digitatum chromosome 3, complete sequence genome:
- a CDS encoding P-type ATPase, putative, which yields MARPKSDLMDERNAPLRSHPLEKTSTQDVKDKDGSRTVIIPPRGSLLGSEQRGRSQEQSQQRNRSLSPFKRRNHSELPPIQTSSLGGAIPKSSTGPLNNSDSDLSKERPFLSKLLDKSPFHSNKTTVFGEEKQDDSQTQHDAAQEAKDEEEYHNFCVSLNNSLNNSLEDDSPIEREHEFEHCDSMIAEQKDQVRLFRSSLLAGAKAKEDRRSRFKRTPTPPDHLPIGPGEVAETEIQDSIVSESKECVVGIQENDDFSIPETLKPTISFQEESEESLDCLIEELEAEDGKEPDVDAITIRAGETPPYPASLFDTKVDEGLEDAEVAARRKKYGWNRMKEQKRNHFLKFLSFFNGPVQWVMEVAIVLAAGLQDWIDFGIICALLLLNSVVGFAQEYQAGNIVDSLKKTLALRALVIRNGCMVEINAEEVVIGDIIHVADGTIIAADGRLACDDAYLQVDQSGITGESLAVDKRKGDPIFASSVVKRGTGLMVVTATGDRTFVGNAAVLVNKAGNTTGHFTRVLREMARILLILVLFTLLIVWISSYYRSNPIVQILEFTLAITVIGVPVGLPVVVTTTMAVGASYLAKHQAIVQKLSAIESLAGVEILCSDKTGTLTRNRLTLGDPYIAPGMSAGELMLTACLAAIRKKGGIDAIDKVFLKGLRHYPWAKSQIALFKTLDFSPFDPVSKKVTAHVQSVNGEKMICVKGAPMAILRTVEKETSLCDPFFKEYEAKVTEFASRGFRALGVARKRQGQPWEILGIMPCMDPPRYDTAKTVFEAQGLGLSIKMLTGDAVAIARETARRLGLGTNIYNAERLGVTGAGSMSGSEVNDFVEAADGFAEVYPQHKYSVVEILQRRGYLVAMTGDGVNDAASLKKADTGIAVEGASDAARSAADIVFLASGLSTIIEAIKIARRIFHRMYSYVVFRIALSIHLELFFGLWIVIKNEILDLRLVVLLAIFADIATLAIAYDNATYSQSPVKWNQPRLWGESIVLGFILAVGTWVTLGTILLQGEEGGVIEGWGSRDEVLFLEISLTQSWLILITRVNGSGSGSFWANCPSFYLLAAVGSVDLTATLMAAYGAFGQATSWLTVLRVWILSFGVTCVNALAYILMHNSQRFDNLMHGKGPRKRDRERSWEDFGLDMQRMAKQHEKSS from the exons ATGGCCAGACCCAAATCTGACCTGATGGATGAACGAAATGCGCCGCTCAGGAGTCATCCGCTTGAAAAGACTTCAACTCAAGATGTCAAGGACAAGGATGGTTCCCGTACTGTCATTATTCCGCCGCGCGGAAGCCTGCTTGGCAGTGAGCAACGCGGCCGTTCTCAGGAACAGAGCCAGCAACGGAACCGATCACTCAGTCCTTTCAAGCGACGAAATCATTCGGAGTTGCCtcccattcagaccagtaGTCTGGGAGGGGCTATTCCGAAATCCTCCACTGGCCCTTTGAATAATTCAGACTCGGATCTTAGCAAGGAGCGGCCTTTCCTGTCCAAGCTTCTTGACAAGTCCCCATTCCATTCGAACAAAACAACTGTTTTCGGGGAGGAAAAGCAGGATGATAGTCAGACGCAACACGACGCTGCCCAAGAAGCCAAGGACGAGGAAGAATACCACAACTTTTGTGTCAGCTTGAACAACAGCCTGAACAATAGCTTGGAGGACGATTCTCCCATTGAAAGGGAGCATGAGTTTGAGCACTGTGACAGCATGATAGCCGAACAGAAAGATCAAGTCCGACTGTTCCGTTCTAGTCTGCTTGCTGgcgccaaggccaaggaagATCGACGCAGCCGCTTCAAGCGGACTCCGACCCCCCCTGACCATCTTCCAATTGGTCCTGGCGAGGTTGCCGAAACTGAAATTCAAGATTCCATCGTCAGCGAGAGCAAAGAATGCGTCGTTGGTATTCAAGAAAATGACGACTTTTCTATTCCCGAGACACTGAAACCAACTATCTCTTTCCAGGAAGAGAGCGAAGAATCTCTGGATTGCCTCATTGAAGAGCTGGAGGCTGAAGATGGAAAGGAGCCTGATGTGGATGCAATCACGATCCGAGCTGGGGAAACCCCCCCATACCCTGCTTCCCTGTTTGACACCAAGGTCGACGAGGGCCTGGAAGACGCAGAGGTAGCCGCTCGGCGCAAGAAGTATGGCTGGAATCGCATGAAGGAACAGAAACGGAACCATTTTCTCAAGTTCCTGTCCTTCTTCAATGGCCCGGTCCAGTGGGTCATGGAG GTTGCCATCGTCCTAGCCGCCGGCTTGCAAGATTGGATCGATTTCGGAATAATCTGTGCCCTGCTCCTATTGAATTCTGTGGTAGGATTCGCTCAAGAATATCAGGCGGGCAACATTGTCGACAGCCTAAAGAAGACTCTTGCCTTGAGAGCGCTGGTAATTCGCAACGGTTGTATGGTGGAGATAAATGCCGAAGAGGTCGTGATTGGTGATATCATTCACGTGGCAGAT GGAACAATCATCGCCGCAGATGGTAGACTGGCATGTGACGACGCCTACCTTCAGGTTGATCAGTCTGGAATCACCGGGGAATCTCTCGCTGTGGATAAGCGCAAAGGGGATCCTATCTTTGCTTCATCGGTAGTCAAACGTGGGACTGGGCTCATGGTAGTCACTGCCACTGGTGATCGTACCTTTGTCGGAAATGCAGCAGTTCTGGTGAACAAGGCTGGCAATACTACTGGCCACTTCACTCGGGTCCTGCGTGAAATGGCCCGGATTCTTCTGATTCTGGTGCTTTTCACCCTGCTCATTGTCTGGATCAGCAGTTATTATCGCTCGAATCCGATCGTTCAGATACTTGAGTTCACGCTCGCAATCACCGTGATTGGAGTCCCCGTCGGTCTTCCTGTGGTTGTCACCACAACAATGGCCGTTGGTGCATCTTATCTGGCCAAACACCAGGCTATCGTGCAAAAACTCTCAGCTATCGAGTCGTTGGCTGGAGTGGAGATTCTCTGTTCAGACAAAACGGGAACACTCACTCGAAACCGACTGACACTGGGTGATCCGTACATAGCCCCTGGAATGAGTGCAGGAGAGCTTATGCTGACTGCATGTCTTGCGGCAATTCGAAAAAAGGGCGGGATCGATGCTATCGACAAGGTCTTCCTTAAAGGTCTCCGCCACTACCCGTGGGCCAAATCTCAGATCGCCTTGTTCAAAACTCTTGATTTTTCTCCATTTGACCCGGTTTCAAAGAAGGTCACAGCACACGTGCAGTCAGTGAATGGTGAAAAGATGATCTGCGTAAAGGGTGCTCCTATGGCCATCCTGAGAACAGTGGAGAAGGAAACATCTCTGTGCGATCCGTTTTTCAAGGAGTATGAAGCAAAGGTTACCGAGTTTGCCAGTCGAGGATTCCGTGCACTCGGAGTTGCCCGCAAGCGTCAAGGACAGCCATGGGAGATTCTGGGAATCATGCCATGCATGGATCCCCCACGCTATGACACTGCTAAGACAGTTTTCGAGGCCCAAGGCCTGGGTCTCTCTATCAAGATGCTCACTGGAGATGCAGTGGCAATTGCACGCGAAACAGCACGTAGACTCGGCCTCGGAACCAACATTTACAATGCTGAACGGCTTGGTGTCACTGGTGCCGGCTCTATGTCTGGCTCGGAGGTGAATGACTTTGTTGAGGCTGCCGACGGCTTCGCTGAAGTCTACCCCCAGCACAAGTACAGTGTGGTTGAGATCCTCCAGCGACGAGGCTATCTAGTGGCAATGACTGGCGACGGTGTGAACGACGCTGCTTCGTTGAAGAAGGCAGACACTGGTATTGCGGTAGAGGGCGCATCCGATGCGGCCCGCTCTGCTGCTGATATTGTTTTCTTGGCATCTGGTCTTTCCACAATCATCGAGGCAATCAAGATCGCTCGTCGAATCTTCCACCGCATGTACTCATATGTGGTGTTCCGGATCGCGTTGTCCATTCATCTGGAGCTCTTTTTCGGACTCTGGATTGTGATCAAGAACGAAATCCTCGACCTCCGCCTGGTTGTTCTCCTTGCTATCTTTGCCGATATTGCAACCTTGGCCATTGCGTATGACAATGCAACTTATTCCCAGTCACCTGTCAAATGGAACCAGCCAAGACTCTGGGGAGAATCAATTGTTTTAGGGTTCATTCTAGCGGTCGGGACCTGGGTGACGTTGGGCACCATCCTGTTGCAAGGCGAGGAAGGAGGCGTTATCGAAGGCTGGGGTTCGCGAGATGAGGTCTTGTTCCTGGAGATTTCTCTGACCCAAAGCTGGTTGATTCTGATAACTCGCGTCAATGGATCCGGATCCGGCTCATTCTGGGCCAACTGTCCATCGTTTTACCTTCTCGCTGCCGTGGGTTCTGTCGATCTGACTGCAACCTTGATGGCCGCATACGGTGCCTTCGGTCAAGCCACATCCTGGTTAACCGTCCTCCGCGTGTGGATTCTTTCCTTTGGGGTGACATGTGTCAACGCGCTGGCTTACATTTTGATGCATAACTCACAAAGGTTCGACAACCTTATGCATGGCAAAGGTCCTCGaaagagagacagagagcgCTCATGGGAAGACTTCG GTCTTGACATGCAGCGAATGGCCAAACAGCATGAGAAGAGCAGTTAG
- a CDS encoding WD40 repeat-like-containing domain, with product MTREIPGFYYDPEKKKYFKIQANHAAPPNAQYSQQSVKRKRSELTTRENETRFRQREIKETIRKAASLRHPLVNLHREIGAVESSRAKQEQQARIQASQLHRGELHRFEPWPNAYSIRHVLRNPRSGTLIASSARGYESSVSVCFPDIDESQWSYDHTMERVLFREPYWLGSMSLSHTGYLLATMNEGPQGDCFLSAHLLPEPDEGGNYRWPTFSHPIRIRPHYPMSFWCSAAQPTGSSANFAIGTSEGLHTLEGASSHWSLSKKPFKGNTVSTNNRRRSERSQGQNSVHAVEWLSQDVIAAGQKNSKIFLHDLRSGGSATRLQHNDAVMEMKQMDEHRLVAAGPTSLRLYDLRFTPKALKYHDSSKPYLAFPGFSSLPFPTFDLSTELGLLASPSQDCKIQLFSLQTGLQVSSPLTGHQYSSPPSCVRFEFGNDTPEWRGPHGPSLLVGTDDVVEQWTW from the exons ATGACTCGTGAGATTCCAGGGTTCTATTATG AcccggagaagaagaaatacTTCAAGATTCAAGCCAACCATGCTGCTCCTCCAAATGCGCAATACTCACAGCAATCCGTGAAGCGAAAGCGATCTGAGCTGACT ACGCGTGAGAACGAGACACGATTCAGACAACGCGAGATTAAAGAGACAATCCGAAAGGCCGCATCGTTGAGGCACCCCTTGGTCAATCTCCATAGAGAGATTGGTGCGGTTGAATCTTCCCGTGCCAAGCAAGAACAGCAGGCTCGCATTCAAGCGAGCCAACTGCACCGTGGGGAACTGCATCGTTTTGAGCCATGGCCTAACGCGTACAGCATCAGACATGTCTTGCGCAATCCACGTTCCGGGACACTGATTGCTA GCTCGGCTCGCGGATATGAATCGTCTGTATC AGTCTGTTTTCCTGATATTGACGAGTCACAGTGGAGCTATGATCACACCATGGAACGGGTGTTATTCAGAGAACCGTACTGG CTAGGATCAATGTCTTTAAGTCACACAGGATACCTTCT TGCAACAATGAACGAAGGACCACAAGGTGACTGCTTCCTTTCGGCTCATCTTCTGCCAGAGCCCGACGAAGGTGGCAACTACCGCTGGCCAACAT TCTCTCACCCGATTAGGATCAGACCCCACTACCCGATGTCTTTCTGGTGCTCCGCAGCCCAACCCACAGGGTCAAGCGCCAACTTCGCCATAGGAACTTCAGAAGGCCTCCATACCCTGGAGGGGGCCAGTAGCCATTGGAGCCTATCAAAGAAGCCATTCAAGGGCAATACGGTTTCCACAAACAACAGAAGACGTTCCGAACGCAGCCAGGGCCAAAACAGCGTGCATGCCGTGGAATGGTTGTCGCAGGACGTGATTGCGGCAGGCCAGAAAAACTCCAAGATCTTCCTCCATGACCTGCGCAGTGGTGGCAGTGCCACGCGCCTTCAACATAACGATGCCGTGATGGAAATGAAGCAGATGGATGAGCACCGACTTGTGGCGGCGGGACCTACCTCG CTACGTTTGTACGACCTCCGCTTCACGCCAAAGGCGCTCAAATATCACGACTCCTCGAAGCCCTACCTCGCTTTCCCTGGTTTCTCCTCACTGCCATTCCCCACTTTCGACCTGAGCACCGAGCTCGGTCTTCTGGCTAGTC CCTCCCAGGACTGCAAAATCCAGCTCTTCTCTCTTCAAACCGGACTACAGGTATCCTCACCTCTCACGGGGCACCAATATTCTTCACCACCTAGCTGTGTGCGATTCGAGTTTGGCAACGATACCCCGGAGTGGCGGGGGCCGCATGGACCGAGTCTATTGGTTGGCACGGATGATGTAGTTGAGCAGTGGACCTGGTAG
- a CDS encoding Origin recognition complex subunit Orc5, putative has translation MPQLALDTKFASKVRNKPTGPLMLPKEVTSSLSQQWPCRDVQMRQLVSLLSPHVPSPPTLVVYGISATCKSTILRAVLATLEVPHAIVRSSECITGRHLLTKILWNTLEALGQKEEWETSGKGRCEHVSGLAVLLEDCLAARSVENHGKFVLVLDEIDRQREAPHTLLSALARLGEIIPSLCVILVLSSTPRPLFLQSAAVPHVSFPPYTRKEAIHIILSSDVPVVNGLLDETSSKVYPYFVSTVYDSLVGPTAGSIPDFRSICDRLWPRFVAPVVNGETPPGGNNEWDFSRLLVKNRAIFRYQGESALVHRIVPDETPASAKRAPLAKPSIPSALPSLPYFSTLILTSAYLASHTPQRLDTIFFSKFSSSSLSARNKRAHHRRRLKVLSQAQAEERQTANDGPSTPKKGKRTKTRITKSTLSSAFATSSATTSAIGGGAGIAGPSTILTARSFPLERLLAIYHAIDPNPPATPLRVAAVADRIYAELATLRRLRLVVPAAGHNAMATSSGNTTADAGDKWCVNVSGDWVGELAKGIGVEVGEWLAGGLD, from the exons ATGCCGCAACTTGCTTTAGACACCAAGTTCGCCTCCAAGGTCCGAAACAAACCGACTGGGCCTCTCATGCTGCCAAAAGAGGTTACCAGCTCATTGAGCCAACAATGGCCTTGTCGCGATGTCCAGATGCGGCAGCTAGTCAGTCTTCTGAGT CCTCACGTTCCTAGTCCTCCAACATTGGTCGTCTATGGTATCTCTGCGACCTGCAAATCGACTATCCTCCGCGCCGTCCTCGCTACCCTCGAAGTGCCGCACGCTATTGTGAGGAGCTCGGAATGTATTACGGGACGGCATCTCCTGACGAAAATTCTATGGAATACGCTGGAGGCACTGGGCCAGAAGGAGGAATGGGAGACATCCGGCAAGGGAAGATGCGAGCACGTCAGTGGCCTTGCAGTCTTGCTTGAGGATTGTCTAGCAGCGAGATCAGTTGAGAACCACGGCAAATTCGTGCTGGTGCTCGATGAGATTGACAGGCAAAGAGAGGCGCCACACACTTTGCTGTCAGCGCTGGCCCGGCTAGGCGAGATC ATCCCGTCTCTCTGTGTTATTCTGGTCCTCAGCTCGACTCCACGGCCGTTGTTTCTCCAAAGTGCGGCGGTTCCGCACGTCAGTTTCCCTCCCTATACCCGCAAGGAGGCTATCCACATCATCCTCAGTTCGGATGTGCCGGTCGTGAATGGGTTGCTTGATGAAACCTCCTCGAAGGTATATCCGTACTTTGTATCTACAGTCTACGACTCATTGGTTGGACCAACTGCAGGCTCCATACCGGATTTTCGGTCCATCTGTGACAGATTGTGGCCCCGGTTCGTTGCGCCAGTAGTGAATGGCGAAACTCCCCCAGGCGGAAACAATGAGTGGGATTTCTCACGGCTGCTTGTCAAGAACAGAGCCATTTTCCGATACCAGGGCGAGTCTGCGCTGGTGCACCGTATTGTCCCCGATGAGACTCCTGCCAGCGCGAAACGGGCCCCTTTGGCAAAACCCTCAATCCCTTCAGCGCTGCCTTCTCTACCCTATTTCTCGACCCTGATCCTCACGTCCGCATATCTAGCCTCGCACACGCCTCAAAGACTGGATacaatcttcttctccaaattttcctcatcatcacttTCAGCCCGGAACAAGCGTGCCCACCACCGCCGACGTTTGAAGGTCCTCTCCCAAGCCCAGGCCGAAGAGAGACAAACCGCAAACGATGGCCCTTCCACCCCCAAGAAAGGGAAACGAACCAAAACCCGCATCACAAAATCGACACTTTCCTCGGCTTTTGCAACCTCCTCGGCCACCACGTCAGCTATCGGGGGTGGCGCTGGTATTGCCGGCCCATCAACCATCCTGACAGCCCGTTCATTCCCCCTAGAACGTCTCTTGGCTATCTACCATGCGATTGACCCAAACCCACCAGCGACTCCACTTCGAGTTGCAGCTGTCGCAGATCGTATCTACGCCGAACTGGCAACGCTGCGACGTCTGCGGCTCGTGGTTCCCGCTGCTGGTCACAATGCCATGGCAACGAGTAGTGGGAATACTACTGCTGATGCGGGAGATAAGTGGTGTGTCAATGTTTCTGGTGACTGGGTCGGTGAGCTGGCTAAGGGCATTGGTGTCGAGGTTGGTGAGTGGTTGGCTGGTGGTCTGGACTGA